In one Arachis duranensis cultivar V14167 chromosome 9, aradu.V14167.gnm2.J7QH, whole genome shotgun sequence genomic region, the following are encoded:
- the LOC107464695 gene encoding VQ motif-containing protein 25-like, giving the protein MENKAKKDSSHVHHSLHEDSHTICKTNYKPKIRIIHIYAPEIIKTDVENFRELVQKLTGKPTSEDQSIRKKKKKKQPSTTIRKEKETISRSTSGNDNGVLENNPTKKMELRNDDSDDGGGVWGLDEKVKEEEVGSFRDGGGFSDLEGFISELFPLDATHHMQGFVEKLYA; this is encoded by the coding sequence ATGGAAAACAAGGCTAAGAAAGATTCATCACATGTGCATCATTCTTTGCACGAAGATTCACACACAATATGCAAAACCAATTATAAGCCGAAGATACGCATAATTCACATATATGCACCGGAGATTATCAAGACCGATGTGGAAAACTTCAGGGAACTGGTTCAAAAGTTAACTGGGAAACCAACAAGTGAAGATCAAAGTATccgcaagaagaagaagaagaagcagccaTCAACGACCAtaaggaaagagaaagaaacaaTAAGTAGGAGTACAAGCGGCAATGATAATGGGGTGTTAGAGAATAATCCAACCAAGAAAATGGAGCTGAGGAATGATGATAGTGATGATGGTGGTGGGGTTTGGGGGTTGGATGAGAaagtcaaagaagaagaagtaggaAGTTTTAGAGATGGAGGAGGGTTCTCAGATTTGGAAGGTTTTATTTCTGAGTTGTTTCCTTTGGATGCCACTCATCACATGCAAGGGTTTGTGGAAAAATTGTATGCATAA
- the LOC107464691 gene encoding uncharacterized protein LOC107464691: MREGSCEDGRGSDAVEEEDEGSETSNDDDYEPRGSESSWSSESIARNASDHSLDFGDSDDDREGTEGLVDPAAPNVGKKKIIGGFGDEDPGYNSEDFLDILLSEDEEDMGKRFPIHRPLKNMSEYKWEVGTLYVSREEFKDCATAYAVSSGRGLRFSKVDLRRVKVECVEGCEWYAYCGKLKHERSWQLKSCNNKHNKHNCSRELKIGIMHAKWLSKVFLNKIAENPKIKLTTLMRKAYTKWNVELTKSKASRTNPGSSVHLKVQRPPEFASERPVPGVDLRPRFERVYVMLDACRRSFMACRPMIGLDGCFLKIPYGGWLLIAMGWDPNDQILPIAYAVFEAETKDSWTWFLQHLCNDLGVDKIRTCTFMSDQQKGLVPTFEELLPGVDHRFCVRHLYANFKKRYTGIQLKLMMWNAAKATYYQEWERRMTEIQKVDPGAYNYLMEIPTKYWCRHRFVCRPRCDTLVNNMCEVFNSILVEAREKPIVTMLEKIRVYIMKRCADNRDRIMPYNRDVLPRIRIKVEKQAELSWNWVSVYAGRDRYEVVSIQGGRKNLWWILGIMSARVGSSNCLGFPVHMR, encoded by the exons ATGAGAGAGGGATCATGTGAGGATGGTAGGGGTTCTGATGCTGTTGAAGAAGAGGATGAGGGGAGTGAGACCTCTAATGATGATGACTATGAACCTAGGGGGAGTGAAAGTTCATGGAGTTCTGAGTCAATTGCTAGGAATGCATCAGATCACAGTCTTGACTTTGGTGACAGTGATGATGATAGGGAGGGAACTGAAGGATTAGTTGAT CCAGCTGCACCAAATGTTGGTAAGAAAAAAATCATAGGGGGATTTGGGGATGAGGATCCAGGTTACAACAGTGAGGATTTTCTAGATATTCTGTTGAGTGAAGATGAAGAGGACATGGGAAAGAGGTTTCCGATTCACAGGCCCTTGAAGAACATGAGTGAATACAAGTGGGAAGTGGGCACCTTGTATGTGTCAAGGGAGGAGTTCAAAGACTGTGCGACTGCATATGCTGTCAGTAGTGGAAGGGGTCTTAGATTCTCTAAGGTGGATCTAAGGAGGGTTAAAGTGGAGTGTGTGGAGGGTTGTGAGTGGTACGCATACTGTGGAAAATTGAAGCATGAGCGAAGTTGGCAGTTGAAGAGTTGCAACAACAAGCACAACAAGCACAACTGCTCCAGGGAATTGAAGATTGGTATCATGCATGCCAAGTGGCTGAGTAAAGTTTTTCTGAATAAAATTGCTGAGAACCCGAAGATTAAGTTAACCACACTAATGAGGAAAGCATACACAAAGTGGAATGTGGAGTTGACCAAATCTAAGGCTTCTAGG ACTAACCCCGGGTCTTCAGTGCATTTGAAAGTCCAGAGGCCTCCGGAGTTTGCTTCTGAACGACCAGTGCCAGGGGTAGATTTAAGACCCAGATTCGAGAGGGTCTATGTGATGTTAGATGCCTGTAGAAGGAGTTTCATGGCTTGTAGGCCGATGATTGGGCTGGACGGCTGCTTCCTGAAAATACCCTATGGAGGCTGGCTCCTAATTGCAATGGGCTGGGACCCAAACGATCAAATCCTACCGATAGCATACGCAGTTTTCGAAGCTGAAACCAAGGACTCCTGGACATGGTTTCTCCAGCATCTGTGTAATGACCTGGGAGTTGACAAGATTAGGACCTGCACCTTCATGTCTGACCAACAAAAG GGTTTAGTGCCAACTTTTGAGGAGCTTCTGCCTGGGGTTGACCATAGGTTTTGTGTTAGACACCTGTATGCAAATTTCAAGAAGAGATATACAGGGATCCAATTGAAGTTAATGATGTGGAATGCTGCCAAGGCTACTTATTATCAAGAATGGGAAAGGAGGATGACTGAGATTCAGAAGGTGGATCCAGGAGCATACAACTATCTAATGGAGATACCAACAAAATACTGGTGTCGTCACAGGTTTGTGTGTAGACCTAGGTGTGACACTTTAGTTAACAATATGTGTGAAGTGTTTAATTCTATTCTGGTTGAGGCTAGGGAGAAGCCAATAGTGACTATGCTAGAGAAAATTCGAGTTTATATAATGAAACGTTGTGCTGACAATAGGGATAGGATAATGCCTTACAATAGAGATGTGTTACCACGAATTAGAATTAAAGTAGAAAAACAGGCAGAACTAAGTTGGAATTGGGTGAGTGTGTATGCTGGACGTGATAGATATGAGGTGGTTAGCATCCAGGGGGGAAGAAAAAATTTGTGGTGGATCTTAGGAATCATGAGTGCTCGTGTAGGAAGTTCCAACTGTCTGGGATTCCCTGTGCACATGCGATGA